Proteins from one Leptospira bourretii genomic window:
- a CDS encoding SxtJ family membrane protein, with product MSSTNIEVQDKELKTFSLGGGVLLSALAAFFYYKGKVEISYGLASLGGIFLLIRLVNFRWIRPIHTAWMKFAHVLGMVNTRIILFIVFVLTVIPISLLLRIFRKDILNKNLEKEAVTYWNDRPKQELNIKHYERHF from the coding sequence TTGAGCTCGACTAATATAGAAGTTCAAGATAAAGAGCTTAAAACATTTTCGCTGGGTGGCGGAGTGTTATTGTCTGCTTTGGCTGCTTTTTTTTATTACAAAGGAAAAGTGGAAATTTCTTACGGGCTTGCAAGTTTAGGAGGAATATTCCTTCTTATTCGTCTCGTTAACTTCCGGTGGATAAGACCGATTCATACTGCCTGGATGAAGTTTGCCCATGTTCTGGGTATGGTAAATACTCGCATTATTTTGTTTATTGTGTTCGTTTTGACTGTTATACCTATTTCTCTTCTTTTAAGAATCTTTAGAAAGGATATTCTTAATAAAAATCTGGAGAAAGAAGCTGTTACATACTGGAATGATAGACCAAAACAAGAACTGAATATCAAACACTATGAAAGACATTTTTAA
- a CDS encoding carbamoyltransferase family protein, whose product MNILGISCFYHDSASAILKNGEVVAAAQEERFTRKRHDANFPSRSIEYCLQTANLKVSDLDYVAFYDKPFLKFERIIESALSVAPKGLPTFMKAIPIWMSQKLFAGEEIKKQLGKKEFKGKLIFPEHHESHAASAFFPSPFLDAAFLTVDGVGEWTTTSYGVGRDNRIEILSDIKFPHSLGLLYSAITYYTGFKVNSGEYKVMGLAPYGEPKYVNLILDNLIDLKEDGSYKINLDYFDYVGGDRMTNKKFDKLFGAPPRKPESKLSQREMDLARSVQEVIEIVLLKMANHVHKTTGMKHLCLSGGVALNCVANGKILREGPFDDIWIQPASGDAGSALGAALITHYHVNNAPRKGTNFAKMQKASYLGPEYSEEYIENYFKTNNIPYEKVPRSKVAERTAKVLADEKIVGWFQGRMEFGPRALGARSIIGDPRSKNMQSIMNLKIKFRESFRPFAPSVLREDVSKYFEHEGDSPYMLIVAPVKDSIRIKMNAEQEKLFGIEKLNVPRSTLPSITHVDYSARIQTVSREDHAMYYDLISEFKKITQVGVVVNTSFNVRGEPIVCTPEDAYKCFMRTNIDFLVVENFILDKTKQPELKNDTDWKNEFELD is encoded by the coding sequence TTGAACATCTTGGGAATTTCCTGTTTTTATCACGATAGTGCATCGGCTATTTTAAAAAATGGCGAGGTTGTAGCTGCGGCCCAAGAGGAGAGGTTTACACGAAAAAGGCATGATGCTAACTTCCCTTCGCGTTCCATTGAGTATTGTTTGCAGACTGCTAATTTAAAAGTTAGCGATTTAGACTATGTTGCTTTTTATGATAAACCTTTTTTAAAGTTTGAGAGAATCATTGAATCTGCGCTGAGTGTTGCTCCCAAGGGACTTCCAACTTTTATGAAGGCAATTCCGATTTGGATGAGCCAAAAATTATTTGCTGGAGAAGAGATCAAAAAACAGCTAGGAAAAAAAGAATTCAAAGGAAAACTAATTTTTCCTGAGCACCACGAATCCCATGCTGCCTCTGCTTTTTTCCCATCTCCCTTTCTCGATGCCGCATTTCTTACTGTAGATGGAGTAGGCGAGTGGACAACTACGAGTTATGGTGTTGGTCGTGATAACCGAATTGAAATTTTAAGTGACATTAAGTTTCCTCATTCCCTTGGGCTTCTATATTCTGCCATCACGTATTACACTGGATTTAAAGTGAATTCAGGTGAATACAAAGTGATGGGACTTGCTCCCTATGGTGAACCCAAATATGTAAATCTGATTTTAGATAACCTAATCGACTTAAAGGAAGATGGTTCTTACAAAATCAATTTGGATTACTTTGATTATGTTGGTGGAGATCGAATGACAAACAAAAAGTTTGATAAACTTTTTGGAGCTCCTCCTCGTAAACCTGAATCAAAACTATCCCAAAGGGAAATGGATTTAGCTCGTTCCGTTCAAGAAGTAATTGAAATTGTGCTTCTGAAAATGGCGAATCATGTTCACAAGACTACTGGAATGAAGCACTTATGTCTTTCTGGTGGTGTGGCGCTAAATTGCGTTGCTAATGGAAAAATTCTCAGAGAAGGTCCTTTTGACGATATTTGGATTCAGCCAGCGAGTGGGGATGCTGGCTCTGCATTGGGTGCTGCCCTCATTACTCATTATCATGTAAACAATGCTCCTCGAAAAGGAACAAATTTTGCGAAAATGCAAAAGGCGTCTTATTTAGGGCCAGAATATAGTGAGGAATATATTGAAAACTATTTTAAGACAAATAATATTCCTTATGAAAAAGTTCCTCGATCTAAGGTTGCTGAGCGAACAGCAAAAGTTCTAGCAGATGAGAAGATTGTTGGTTGGTTCCAGGGTAGAATGGAGTTTGGCCCTCGTGCATTAGGCGCTCGTTCGATTATTGGGGACCCAAGATCGAAAAACATGCAGTCCATAATGAATTTGAAAATTAAATTCAGAGAATCATTTCGACCATTTGCTCCTTCTGTGTTAAGGGAAGATGTTTCTAAATATTTTGAGCATGAGGGAGACTCTCCTTATATGCTGATCGTTGCTCCAGTTAAAGATTCTATACGAATTAAGATGAATGCAGAGCAAGAAAAACTATTCGGAATTGAAAAATTAAACGTCCCTAGATCAACACTGCCGTCAATTACTCATGTTGATTATTCTGCCCGTATACAAACCGTTAGTCGTGAAGACCATGCGATGTATTATGACCTGATTTCTGAATTTAAAAAAATTACGCAAGTAGGGGTTGTTGTTAATACATCTTTTAACGTTAGGGGAGAACCTATCGTCTGCACGCCGGAAGATGCTTATAAATGTTTTATGCGTACTAATATTGATTTTCTCGTAGTTGAGAATTTTATTTTAGATAAAACAAAACAACCTGAGTTAAAAAATGACACAGACTGGAAAAATGAATTTGAGCTCGACTAA
- the rfbG gene encoding CDP-glucose 4,6-dehydratase has translation MGLENHFWKGKSVFITGHTGFKGSWLALWLSSLGANVHGYSLTAPTNPNLFSLIGVEPLLTSHTIGDVRDYENLSKKLKQSQAEVVFHMAAQPLVRRSYADPIETYSTNVMGTVNVLESVRHSESVKAVVNITTDKCYENQEWVWAYRENEPMGGYDPYSNSKGCSELVTSAYRNSFFLKQGVRLASARAGNVIGGGDWSEDRLVPDILASILNQKIVKIRNPNAIRPWQHVLEPLSGYLCLAEKLYKDDDQKYSSGWNFGPKEDDAKPVSWIVDRLTKQMGKKDAWEVDESPKLHEANYLKLDCSKAKHHLNWEPRWSLSNAIEKIAEWYEAYQKNADMREICLKQISEYQTTKG, from the coding sequence ATGGGATTAGAGAATCATTTTTGGAAGGGAAAATCTGTTTTTATAACAGGTCACACTGGATTTAAAGGATCATGGCTTGCCTTATGGCTAAGTTCACTGGGTGCAAATGTTCATGGATATTCTCTAACGGCACCAACTAATCCTAATTTGTTTTCGTTAATTGGTGTCGAACCTTTGTTAACATCTCATACAATCGGGGATGTTCGTGATTACGAAAATCTTTCGAAAAAATTAAAACAAAGCCAGGCTGAGGTCGTCTTTCATATGGCAGCTCAGCCTTTGGTACGTAGATCCTATGCTGATCCAATCGAAACTTATTCTACAAATGTGATGGGAACAGTGAATGTTTTAGAATCAGTTCGACATTCTGAGTCTGTAAAAGCTGTTGTTAACATTACTACTGATAAGTGTTATGAAAATCAGGAATGGGTTTGGGCTTATCGAGAAAATGAGCCGATGGGCGGGTATGACCCTTATTCCAATAGCAAAGGATGTTCGGAATTGGTGACTTCTGCATACAGAAATTCCTTCTTTTTAAAACAGGGAGTTCGCTTAGCAAGTGCTAGAGCGGGAAATGTTATCGGTGGTGGGGATTGGTCGGAGGATCGATTGGTCCCGGATATTCTTGCATCCATTCTAAACCAGAAGATTGTAAAAATAAGAAATCCGAATGCAATTCGTCCTTGGCAACATGTACTAGAACCTCTTTCCGGTTACCTTTGTCTGGCAGAAAAATTGTATAAGGATGATGATCAAAAGTATTCCAGCGGTTGGAATTTTGGTCCTAAAGAAGATGATGCAAAACCTGTTTCGTGGATTGTTGATCGATTAACTAAACAAATGGGAAAAAAAGACGCATGGGAAGTAGACGAGAGTCCAAAACTTCATGAAGCCAATTATTTGAAATTAGATTGTTCGAAAGCAAAACACCATCTGAACTGGGAACCTCGATGGAGTTTAAGTAATGCTATTGAAAAAATTGCAGAGTGGTATGAAGCTTATCAAAAGAATGCAGATATGCGAGAGATATGTTTAAAACAAATTTCTGAATACCAAACGACTAAGGGTTGA
- the rfbF gene encoding glucose-1-phosphate cytidylyltransferase, with amino-acid sequence MKAVILAGGLGTRISEETHIKPKPMIEIGGKPILWHIMKLFSHFGVNDFIICCGYKGYIIKEYFANYFLHMSDVTFDMSNNKMEVHEQNAEPWKVTLVDTGENTLTGGRLKRVAKYLQNEKAFCFTYGDGVSNIDIKKEIEFHFGHGKLATVAAVQPPGRYGSLSMTGDLVDGFVEKPKGDGGFINGGFFVLSPKVIDFISGDESSWEGDPLEKIAKSRELMAFQHSGFWQPMDTLRDKNHLEELWSLGKAPWKLWD; translated from the coding sequence TTGAAAGCAGTCATCTTAGCAGGAGGTCTTGGAACAAGAATCTCCGAAGAAACCCATATAAAGCCAAAACCCATGATCGAAATCGGGGGCAAACCTATTCTTTGGCATATAATGAAGTTGTTTTCTCATTTTGGAGTGAATGATTTTATTATTTGCTGTGGTTATAAAGGATATATAATCAAAGAATATTTTGCTAATTATTTTTTACATATGTCGGATGTTACATTTGATATGAGTAATAACAAGATGGAAGTTCATGAACAAAATGCAGAACCATGGAAGGTAACTCTTGTTGATACAGGTGAGAACACCTTAACCGGTGGCCGTCTCAAAAGAGTCGCTAAATACTTACAAAACGAAAAAGCATTTTGTTTCACCTATGGTGACGGTGTATCTAACATAGATATTAAAAAGGAAATAGAGTTTCACTTTGGGCATGGAAAATTAGCTACCGTTGCCGCAGTGCAACCCCCAGGTAGATACGGTTCTTTGTCAATGACTGGTGATTTGGTTGATGGGTTTGTAGAAAAACCCAAAGGAGATGGTGGTTTCATCAATGGTGGCTTTTTTGTACTTTCTCCCAAGGTTATTGATTTCATATCTGGAGATGAAAGCAGCTGGGAAGGGGACCCTCTAGAAAAAATTGCAAAAAGTCGGGAGCTGATGGCCTTTCAACATTCTGGTTTTTGGCAGCCTATGGATACTCTTAGGGATAAAAATCATCTGGAAGAACTTTGGAGTTTGGGAAAGGCTCCTTGGAAATTATGGGATTAG
- a CDS encoding phytanoyl-CoA dioxygenase family protein: MFQTLKKMLRVLRKLVEVRRGFIEFKKTGNTPPEAYSQMINLFCETKGYSNDIIHQIIKTPKRKFPSSSGILGNYAKDDIGKITSILREKGYYIFEQGISDEIGNYLFELGCNTDLAERPLDSDGYKDKTVHSKFNPTLVPKTIRYDFDEQMLINDPIVQKILTDFSILSVAQSYLGCLPKADVTGMWWHTDFSKEPNAEAATMWHFDMDRVKWLKFFFYLTDVTPETGPHCFIEGSHRTKGIPKHLLKHGYARLTDKDVDEYYPKEKYIEYNAKKFTVIAEDTRGLHKGKALIKGSRLIFQTQFSDHLFGGTYSSKKIVRFANPEIEEFIKSNNDIYERFL; this comes from the coding sequence ATGTTTCAAACGCTCAAAAAAATGTTAAGAGTTCTTCGTAAGTTAGTTGAAGTGAGGCGAGGTTTTATTGAATTTAAAAAAACTGGAAACACTCCCCCCGAAGCTTATTCTCAAATGATCAATCTTTTTTGCGAAACAAAAGGTTATTCAAATGATATAATTCACCAAATTATAAAAACCCCTAAGAGAAAATTTCCTTCATCAAGTGGGATATTAGGAAATTATGCCAAAGATGATATTGGAAAAATCACAAGTATATTGAGGGAAAAAGGATACTATATTTTTGAACAAGGAATAAGTGATGAAATTGGAAACTACTTGTTTGAGTTAGGCTGTAATACCGACCTTGCTGAGCGACCACTCGATTCGGACGGATATAAAGATAAAACAGTTCATTCGAAATTCAATCCAACTCTAGTCCCAAAAACAATTCGTTACGATTTTGATGAACAAATGTTAATTAATGATCCAATTGTTCAAAAAATCCTGACAGATTTTTCTATTTTAAGTGTTGCGCAGAGTTATTTGGGTTGTTTGCCGAAAGCAGATGTAACCGGGATGTGGTGGCATACTGATTTTTCCAAAGAACCAAACGCTGAGGCTGCGACTATGTGGCACTTTGATATGGATAGAGTGAAGTGGTTAAAATTCTTTTTTTACCTTACTGATGTTACACCTGAAACGGGGCCACATTGTTTTATCGAAGGTTCTCATAGAACCAAAGGTATTCCAAAACATTTATTGAAACATGGGTATGCAAGACTAACGGATAAGGATGTAGATGAGTATTATCCTAAAGAAAAATATATTGAATACAACGCAAAAAAGTTTACAGTTATCGCAGAAGATACAAGAGGATTACATAAGGGAAAAGCATTAATCAAAGGTAGTCGATTGATTTTTCAAACACAATTTAGTGACCATCTTTTTGGAGGAACTTATTCTTCGAAAAAAATTGTTAGATTTGCCAATCCGGAAATTGAAGAGTTTATTAAATCAAATAATGATATTTATGAGAGATTCCTATGA